In a genomic window of Gossypium raimondii isolate GPD5lz unplaced genomic scaffold, ASM2569854v1 Contig00285, whole genome shotgun sequence:
- the LOC128038435 gene encoding 30S ribosomal protein S3, chloroplastic: MGQKINPLGFRLGTTQSHHSLWFAQPKKYSEGLQEDKKIRDCIKNYVQKNMRLSSGVEGIARIEIQKRLDLIQVIIYMGFPKLLIEDKPRKLEELQMNVQKELNCMNRKLNIAITRIGNPYGHPNILAEFIAGQLKNRVSFRKAMKKAIELTEQADTKGIQIQIAGRIDGKEIARVEWIREGRVPLQTIGAKIEYCSYRVRTIYGVLGIKIWIFIDEE; this comes from the coding sequence ATGGGACAAAAAATAAATCCACTTGGTTTCAGACTTGGTACAACCCAAAGTCATCATTCTCTTTGGTTTGCACAACCGAAAAAGTATTCCGAGGGTCTAcaagaagataaaaaaataagagactGTATCAAGAATTATGTACAAAAAAATATGAGACTATCTTCTGGTGTCGAGGGAATTGCACGTatagaaattcaaaaaagaCTGGATCTAATTCAGGTGATAATCTATATGGGATTtcctaaattattaattgaagataaGCCACGAAAACTCGAAGAACTACAGATGAATGTGCAAAAAGAACTTAATTGTATGAACCGAAAACTCAACATTGCTATTACAAGAATTGGAAATCCTTATGGGCACCCTAATATTCTTGCCGAATTTATAGCCGGACAATTAAAGAATCGAGTTTCATTTCGAAAGGCAATGAAAAAGGCTATTGAATTAACTGAGCAAGCGGATACAAAAGGAATTCAAATACAAATTGCAGGGCGTATCGACGGAAAAGAAATCGCACGTGTCGAATGGATCCGAGAAGGTAGGGTTCCTCTACAAACCATTGGAGCGAAAATTGAGTATTGCTCTTATAGAGTTCGAACTATCTATGGGGTATTAGGAATCAAAATTTGGATATTTATAGACGAAGAATAA
- the LOC128038445 gene encoding 50S ribosomal protein L14, chloroplastic-like — translation MCIRVIGASNRRYAHIGDVIVAVIKEAVPNTPLERSEVIRAVIVRTRKELKRDNGMIIRYDDNAAVVIDQEGNPKGTRIFGAIARELRQLNFTKIVSLAPEVL, via the coding sequence ATGTGTATTCGAGTCATAGGAGCTAGTAATCGCCGATATGCTCATATTGGTGACGTTATTGTTGCTGTGATCAAGGAAGCAGTACCAAATACACCTCTAGAAAGATCAGAAGTGATCAGAGCTGTAATTGTACGTACTCGTAAAGAACTCAAACGCGACAACGGGATGATAATACGATATGATGACAATGCTGCCGTTGTCATTGATCAAGAAGGAAATCCAAAAGGAACTCGAATTTTTGGTGCGATCGCCCGGGAATTGAGACAGTTAAATTTCACTAAAATAGTTTCATTAGCTCCCGAGGTATTATAA
- the LOC128038444 gene encoding 30S ribosomal protein S11, chloroplastic-like translates to MAKPIPKVGSRRNGRSSARKSARRIPKGVIHVQASFNNTIVTVTDVRGRVISWSSAGTCGFKGTRRGPFCCSNRSGKCYSSSSRPRYATSRSYDKGSWSRKRCSITSYS, encoded by the coding sequence atggcAAAACCTATACCAAAAGTTGGTTCACGTAGGAATGGGCGCAGTAGTGCACGGAAAAGTGCACGTAGAATACCAAAAGGAGTTATTCATGTTCAAGCAAGTTTCAACAATACCATTGTTACTGTTACAGATGTACGGGGTCGGGTAATCTCTTGGTCCTCCGCCGGCACTTGTGGATTCAAGGGTACAAGAAGGGGACCCTTTTGCTGCTCAAACCGCAGCGGGAAATGCTATTCGAGCAGTAGTAGACCAAGGTATGCAACGAGCAGAAGTTATGATAAAGGGTCCTGGTCTCGGAAGAGATGCAGCATTACGAGCTATTCGTAG
- the LOC128038443 gene encoding DNA-directed RNA polymerase subunit alpha — MVREKVKVSTSTRTRQWKCVESRTDSKRLYYGRFILSPLMKGQADTIGIAMRRALLGELEGTCITRAKSEKIPHEYSTIVGIQESVHEILMNLKEIVLRGNLYGTRNAFICAKGPGYVTAQDIILPPSVEIVDNTQHVASLTEPIDLCIGLQIERNRGYGIKTPKNFHDGSYPIDAVFMPVRNANHSIHCYGNDNEKQEILFLEIWTNGSLTPKEALHEASRNLIDLFIPFLHAEEENLHLENNQHDVTLPFFPFHDRLVKLTKKKKEIALKSIFIDQSELPPRIYNCLKKSNIHTLLDLLNNSREDLMKIEHFRIEDVKQILGILEKK, encoded by the coding sequence atGGTTcgagagaaagtaaaagtctCTACTTCGACTCGGACACGACAGTGGAAGTGTGTTGAATCAAGAACAGATAGTAAGCGCCTTTATTATGGACGCTTTATTCTGTCTCCACTTATGAAAGGCCAAGCCGACACAATAGGCATTGCGATGCGAAGAGCTTTGCTTGGAGAACTAGAAGGAACATGCATTACACGTGCAAAATCTGAGAAAATACCCCACGAATATTCTACCATAGTAGGTATTCAAGAATCAgtccatgaaattttaatgaatttgaaagaaattgtATTGAGAGGGAATTTGTATGGAACTCGTAACGCCTTTATTTGTGCCAAGGGTCCCGGATATGTAACTGCTCAAGACATCATCTTACCACCTTCTGTGGAAATCGTTGATAATACACAGCATGTAGCCAGCCTAACCgaaccaattgatttgtgtatTGGATTACAAATCGAGAGAAATAGAGGATACGGTATAAAAACGCCAAAGAACTTTCACGACGGAAGTTATCCTATAGATGCTGTATTCATGCCTGTTCGAAATGCGAATCATAGTATTCATTGTTATGGGAATGATAATGAAAAACAGGAGATACTTTTTCTAGAAATATGGACAAATGGAAGTTTAACTCCGAAAGAAGCACTTCATGAAGCCTCTCgcaatttgattgatttatttattccttttctaCATGCGGAAGAAGAAAACttacatttagaaaacaatCAACACGATGTTACTTTACCTTTTTTTCCGTTTCATGATAGATTAGTTAAactaacaaaaaagaaaaaagaaatagcaTTGAAATCGATTTTTATTGACCAATCAGAATTGCCTCCCAGGATCTATAATTGTCTCAAAAAGTCCAATATACATACATTATTGGACCTTTTGAATAACAGTCGAGAAGaccttatgaaaattgaacactTTCGCATAGAAGATGTAAAACAAATATTGGGCATTCTAGAAAAGAAGTAG